In Brienomyrus brachyistius isolate T26 chromosome 14, BBRACH_0.4, whole genome shotgun sequence, the following proteins share a genomic window:
- the hivep2b gene encoding transcription factor HIVEP2 isoform X2, protein MEPPESGVGQTSKVETRERKTDEGAGISAPTVSTKRSTFADSKGKGYAQLGSRRCLAEEHFGKELSSVAGQSPLERQCTQRCPRGYSYRLRHSNQQKPKQKGSLAGAKPPADPEMLASPLIGQLQLHASGQQADLPCRNSPRVPTSFSQTSQSGIDQLGGMLRKVPKSKKPGKYVCHYCGRACAKPSVLKKHIRSHTGERPYPCIPCGFSFKTKSNLYKHKKSHAHSVKAGLIPFSELTSVCKGVDPSSLGGEAEVHSDYEQNTDTDEESAAFLSKGSPVPRISLAADRSIMAIGPDCTQSAEELIATPKEVPIVVASERGIPCTVGECPWFTDINISGHRSSGDEFPTIKQKLALRLTGKKGQDSGTSMNLLSPHSKGSTDSGYFSRSESAEQQISPPNTNAKSYEEIMFGKFYKLGPRSRQTVPMAMAKVTSPDRNIINIQDKSNTTPGSGIGKALECHKSCHYTKDEKLINPIHQNVTTFLRDDVDSQMKISSFPRQYSPNFCQIATSPSEVVPDTGPLVRSNSVPTPPAGNLSAPQGLQGSHSFDERMTSDTGFYRSSVGLRRLRRQAAFEFIAHEGHMEHDNSGTSSKNIFPPPGTVQLDEHIPSLSDLKGHGSYSSSIEGYPEVLGQVRVMHHKQVTEIATRKRRKKKSVGDEEDFPIQHDNDFDSSVEMLATEYDSKQEHQDGFRRAFTGIGQLYSIHREPENLATGTCMATDETVLISDLDRKTGGNVISVIQHTNSLSRPSSFEKSDSIDQTFHPLGTLAGQYLEQSDSEKPGEAHGSDPKRSSHTELQQMGSEPADQSYRLPHKLVRQANIQVPEIRVTEEPDKPEEGPDTSNKESEKHVEDFQWPQRSETLSQLPAEKLPPKKKRLRLAEMEHSSGESSFESTCTSLSRSPSQESHLSPSSSFSMSFDREESNKSASPAKQDDFGKQSEFLTVPCSGRTLPVRNQSQRKEVRRSSSEQTACVLNAEVPEIRSKSFDYAGLLSSSNLGDVYGSASAMKERRRGYLVRQAPLSVYPESVTQDKGLDLKIKEEQLESNSSPLLHSLWLSTPSSLTERPNGSPAYDVALSSKGEDSHPGTGFLKQRTSHLLEHQREHWSTEALKKELIGKPATLSPQSEVFCQSELTQRPYLPRASPWSLSDLLSKAFSGSTGLLQPFQTILPPEIAGSQPPPPDTSVPVRIQTQVPSFGSVMYTTVSQILATHSQSNSSAMAICNVKDNTSYTKTSSNDGKVFSLPHILSNANEPVHYPLWKLQEVKPARMNTGIPLTLTSGTISTTDASGTGGNKRILSPANSVELFIETKQQKRVKEEKMYGQIVEELSAVELDNTRVTKASGKSQKSDLKSRGSADYQKRMSASPLLHLPSTVVALPAAEPHLQGVVDTREGMHSPESLDIDEPYPPAAEIQEMMDSKAPLKMLVEIATSQDSTIMGSTILLADVGRDQMISQFPSLCTSTSVSWCFLNYTKPNIAQTSSIASVYGSWFVSSYNPNPPDLNTKTSLALLRSKQRKTAESYTTASMYPQGTGKVVSSLLWKQKFDQEKPEVMQLDVKLEKRTKESNVRERVAEGNRHKESSAKTAEPNRIKIFEGGYKSNEDYVYVRGRGRGKYICEECGIRCKKPSMLKKHIRTHTDVRPYVCKFCNFAFKTKGNLTKHMKSKAHMKKCVELGVSLTSVETPEAEEADNVDEGQRAPWKSDRTGVIAEHQFSDADDSEGVEEEADENEEDDDEDEDYEGDSTPRTRSRSTSPQLSGSPSVPITASAVSLGASSDFPYPAARQPLFGLPDIQLRQKVCHPLATTHHHTGSPRPHRTGTCVLRGNSYPRGT, encoded by the exons ATGGAGCCACCTGAATCGGGTGTCGGGCAAACATCTAAAGTGGAGACCCGAGAGAGGAAGACGGACGAAGGCGCAGGCATTTCGGCACCCACAGTCAGCACCAAAAGAAGCACTTTTGCGGATTCAAAAGGGAAAGGTTATGCACAGCTGGGCTCGCGAAGATGTTTGGCAGAAGAGCATTTTGGCAAAGAGCTTTCTTCTGTGGCGGGCCAGTCGCCTCTAGAAAGACAGTGCACACAGCGTTGTCCTCGCGGTTACTCCTACCGCTTACGGCATTCGAACCAACAGAAGCCTAAGCAGAAAGGGTCCCTGGCGGGGGCGAAACCACCGGCTGACCCGGAAATGCTTGCCTCGCCATTGATTGGCCAGTTGCAGCTCCACGCGTCAGGGCAACAGGCTGATCTCCCTTGCAGGAACTCTCCGCGCGTACCTACCTCTTTCAGCCAGACTTCCCAGTCAGGGATCGATCAGCTAGGGGGCATGCTCAGGAAAGTGCCAAAATCAAAGAAACCCGGAAAATATGTCTGTCATTATTGCGGAAGGGCTTGCGCTAAGCCTAGTGtgttaaaaaaacacattcgGTCCCACACAGGAGAACGGCCGTACCCGTGTATTCCTTGTGGTTTCTCCTTTAAGACCAAGAGCAACTTGTACAAACACAAAAAGTCACATGCTCATAGTGTTAAGGCAGGGCTGATCCCATTCTCGGAGCTGACGTCTGTGTGTAAAGGTGTCGATCCGTCATCGCTGGGCGGAGAAGCCGAAGTGCACTCCGATTACGAGCAGAACACTGACACAGATGAAGAGTCTGCCGCGTTCTTGAGCAAAGGCAGCCCCGTCCCTCGCATATCTCTCGCGGCAGACAGAAGCATCATGGCAATTGGACCGGACTGTACTCAGTCAGCTGAAGAGCTGATAGCGACGCCTAAGGAGGTTCCCATTGTTGTCGCGTCAGAACGGGGAATCCCGTGCACGGTGGGGGAATGCCCTTGGTTCACAGATATCAATATCAGTGGTCATCGGAGTAGTGGGGATGAGTTTCCCACTATCAAACAGAAACTGGCTCTGAGGCTCACTGGGAAAAAAGGGCAAGACTCTGGAACTTCTATGAACCTTCTGAGCCCACACAGCAAAGGCAGCACCGACTCGGGCTACTTCTCACGCTCAGAAAGCGCCGAGCAGCAGATCAGCCCACCCAACACAAACGCTAAATCCTATGAGGAAATTATGTTTGGAAAGTTTTACAAACTTGGCCCAAGGTCCAGGCAGACCGTTCCAATGGCGATGGCCAAAGTCACCAGCCCAGACAGaaatattattaatatacagGACAAATCGAACACGACGCCAGGTTCAGGAATAGGCAAGGCTTTGGAGTGTCATAAATCCTGTCATTACACAAAAGATGAGAAATTAATTAACCCAATTCATCAGAATGTTACCACATTTTTGAGGGATGATGTAGATTCACAAATGAAAATAAGCTCATTCCCTAGGCAGTATTCTCCCAATTTCTGCCAAATTGCCACAAGTCCCTCAGAAGTTGTGCCTGACACCGGGCCTCTGGTGAGAAGCAACTCAGTGCCAACGCCGCCAGCAGGGAACCTAAGTGCGCCGCAAGGATTACAGGGGAGTCACTCATTTGATGAGAGGATGACCTCTGACACTGGCTTTTATCGGAGTTCAGTGGGTCTGAGGAGGCTTAGGAGACAAGCTGCATTTGAGTTCATTGCCCACGAGGGACACATGGAACATGATAACTCAGGAACCAGTTCCaaaaacatttttccaccaCCTGGGACAGTACAATTAGACGAACATATTCCTTCATTGTCAGACTTAAAAGGACATGGCTCATACTCTTCTAGCATAGAGGGCTACCCTGAAGTTCTGGGTCAGGTCAGAGTTATGCATCACAAACAGGTGACCGAAATCGCCACGAGAAAACGAAGGAAGAAAAAGAGTGTCGGCGATGAAGAAGACTTCCCCATTCAACATGACAATGATTTTGACAGTTCGGTTGAGATGCTTGCTACCGAGTACGATTCAAAACAAGAACATCAGGATGGTTTCAGAAGAGCATTTACTGGTATAGGACAGCTGTACAGTATACATAGGGAACCAGAGAATTTAGCTACTGGTACCTGCATGGCAACAGATGAAACAGTGCTCATTTCAGACCTTGACAGGAAGACTGGAGGGAATGTAATTTCAGTTATTCAGCACACAAACTCTTTAAGTAGGCCCAGCTCTTTTGAGAAGTCGGACTCAATTGACCAAACTTTCCACCCACTGGGTACACTCGCTGGCCAGTATTTGGAGCAGTCCGACTCGGAAAAACCTGGAGAAGCGCATGGTTCAGACCCGAAAAGGTCTAGCCACACGGAGCTGCAACAGATGGGCAGCGAACCAGCAGACCAATCTTATCGGTTGCCGCACAAACTGGTCCGTCAAGCTAACATCCAAGTGCCTGAAATCAGAGTGACAGAGGAGCCCGACAAACCAGAAGAGGGGCCAGATACATCAAATAAAGAATCGGAGAAGCATGTGGAGGACTTCCAATGGCCGCAGAGAAGTGAAACCCTGTCTCAGCTTCCTGCGGAGAAGTTGCCTCCGAAAAAGAAACGACTGCGCCTGGCTGAAATGGAACACTCCTCTGGGGAATCTAGCTTTGAATCGACCTGCACCAGCCTCTCCCGGAGCCCCAGCCAAGAGAGTCATTTGTCTCCCAGCTCAAGCTTCTCAATGTCATTTGACAGGGAGGAAAGTAATAAGTCGGCCTCGCCGGCTAAGCAGGACGACTTTGGCAAGCAGTCCGAGTTCTTAACTGTGCCATGCAGCGGACGCACTCTCCCTGTACGCAACCAGTCCCAGCGGAAGGAGGTGAGGCGCTCCTCTTCGGAGCAGACAGCGTGTGTCTTAAACGCAGAGGTGCCGGAGATCCGCAGCAAGTCGTTCGACTATGCGGGGCTGTTGTCTTCGTCGAACTTGGGTGACGTCTATGGTAGCGCTTCAGCAATGAAGGAACGCAGACGGGGTTATCTAGTTAGACAGGCACCGCTAAGCGTATATCCCGAATCCGTCACGCAAGACAAGGGCTTAGATTTGAAAATTAAGGAAGAACAACTAGAAAGCAACAGTTCCCCTCTATTACACAGCCTATGGCTGAGTACTCCCTCATCTTTGACCGAAAGACCGAACGGCTCCCCGGCTTACGATGTGGCTTTATCGAGCAAAGGTGAAGACAGCCATCCAGGGACAGGTTTCCTGAAGCAGAGAACATCTCACTTGCTGGAGCATCAACGTGAACATTGGTCAACTGAAGCCCTTAAAAAAGAGTTGATAGGGAAACCTGCCACCCTGTCGCCTCAGTCAGAAGTGTTCTGTCAGTCGGAGTTAACACAGAGACCGTATCTTCCAAGGGCTTCTCCTTGGAGTCTCAGTGATCTCCTGTCTAAAGCCTTTTCTGGTAGCACAGGGCTTCTGCAACCATTTCAAACTATCCTACCCCCTGAAATTGCTGGTTCTCAGCCACCTCCACCGGACACGTCAGTTCCTGTCAGGATTCAAACACAGGTGCCATCTTTTGGTAGCGTCATGTATACAACCGTCTCCCAGATACTAGCTACCCATTCCCAAAGTAACAGTTCAGCTATGGCTATTTGCAATGTCAAGGATAATACTTCGTACACAAAGACCAGTTCAAATGATGGAAAGGTGTTTAGTTTACCCCATATATTAAGTAATGCTAATGAACCTGTGCATTATCCATTATGGAAATTACAAGAAGTTAAGCCTGCCAGAATGAACACAGGAATTCCTCTGACTTTGACCTCTGGAACCATCTCAACCACTGATGCTTCAGGTACTGGTGGAAATAAACGCATATTATCCCCAGCCAATAGCGTGGAGCTCTTCAttgaaaccaaacagcaaaaacGCGTTAAGGAGGAAAAAATGTACGGTCAGATTGTGGAAGAGCTCAGTGCTGTGGAGCTCGACAATACCCGTGTGACAAAAGCCAGCGGGAAGTCACAGAAGTCTGACCTTAAGAGCCGTGGGTCAGCTGACTACCAGAAGAGAATGTCAGCTTCACCGCTGTTACATTTACCCTCCACGGTCGTCGCCTTACCTGCAGCCGAACCTCATTTACAAGGGGTAGTAGACACCCGCGAAGGAATGCATTCCCCAGAGAGCCTAGACATTGATGAACCTTACCCACCTGCAGCTGAAATCCAAGAGATGATGGACAGTAAGGCACCCTTAAAGATGCTGGTAGAGATTGCTACCAGTCAAGATAGCACTATCATGGGGAGTACGATTTTGCTCGCTGATGTTGGTCGTGACCAAATGATTTCTCAGTTCCCTAGTCTTTGCACGTCCACGAGTGTGAGCTGGTGTTTCTTGAATTATACAAAGCCAAACATAGCTCAGACCAGCTCCATCGCCTCTGTTTACGGTTCTTGGTTTGTAAGCTCTTATAATCCAAatccacctgacctaaacacaaagACAAGCCTAGCATTGCTGCGTTCCAAGCAGAGGAAGACTGCAGAGTCATACACGACGGCTTCCATGTATCCGCAGGGAACTGGGAAAGTTGTTTCCTCGCTCTTGTGGAAACAGAAGTTTGACCAG GAGAAACCAGAAGTCATGCAGCTAGATGTGAAGCTGGAGAAAAGAACAAAAGAGTCCAACGTCAGAGAGCGAGTAGCTGAGGGCAACAGGCACAAGGAGTCTTCAGCAAAGACGGCCGAGCCAAACCGCATCAAGATTTTTGAAGGAGG GTACAAATCCAATGAAGATTACGTCTATGTGAGGGGCCGGGGCAGGGGGAAGTACATCTGCGAGGAATGTGGCATCCGCTGCAAGAAGCCCAGCATGCTGAAGAAGCACATCCGCACACACACCGACGTCCGGCCATACGTCTGCAAGTTCTGCAATTTCGCCTTCAAGACGAAAG GAAACCTGACGAAACACATGAAGTCCAAGGCACACATGAAGAAATGCGTGGAGCTTGGCGTGTCTTTGACGTCTGTGGAGACACCAGAGGCCGAGGAAGCTG ACAATGTGGATGAAGGACAGCGGGCACCTTGGAAGTCAGACCGAACGGGAGTAATTGCTGAGCACCAGTTCTCTGACGCCGATGACTCTGAAGGGGTCGAAGAGGAAGCTGATGAGAATGAGGAGGACGATGATGAGGATGAAGATTACGAGGGCGACTCCACACCCCGGACACGTTCCCGAAGCACAAGCCCCCAGCTGTCTGGGTCACCCTCTGTGCCCATCACTGCCTCCGCGGTGTCCCTGGGGGCCTCTTCGGACTTCCCATACCCAGCTGCCAGGCAGCCACTCTTCGGGCTGCCTGACATCCAGCTAAGACAAAAAG TCTGCCATCCCCTGGCTACGACTCATCACCACACAGGGAGCCCTCGCCCACACCGCACAGGTACCTGTGTCCTTCGCGGGAACTCCTATCCCAGGGGCACCTGA